A window of Gudongella oleilytica genomic DNA:
AAGGACTCAGTAAAATAATACCTCTGGTGGGAGGAATGGCTAAGCTGTTCCTCCTTCCTTTAAATTTACAGCCAAATACAATAGTAACAGGCTGCTTTTGAAAGGAAGAAGGCGGTGACAAAATGGCAGATACAATACTTGAGATGAAAAATATCGTTAAGATATACTCTAATGGAGTGGTGGCCAACGACAATATAAGTTTGTCTCTGAAAAAGGGAGAGATACATGCTCTTCTTGGTGAGAATGGAGCAGGAAAGAGCACCCTTATGAAGATCCTCTTTGGGATAGAAACGCCTGAATCAGGGGAGATCATCCTCAATGGGAAGTCCGTAGCAATAAGGAATCCTCTCGAGGCGATAAAACTTGGGATCGGCATGGTACACCAACACTTTATGCTGGTGCCAAGCTTTACCATAGCAGAAAATATAATACTGGGAGTTGAGCCTAGGAAGGGCATTTTCACAGATATGGACAAGGCAGAGGAGCTTTCAAGAAGGATTTCCGATGAATATAATTTCAAACTGGATGTCGGGGAGAAGGTTGAGAACCTTCCTGTCGGAATAAAGCAAAAGGTGGAGATTTTAAAGGCTCTCTTCAGAGGAGCAGAAATACTAATACTGGATGAGCCAACGGCAGTACTCACTCCACAGGAAACAGAGGAGCTTTTCATCCAGTTGAGAAGACTTAAGGAGAAGGGACATACAATAATATTCATTTCCCACAAGCTTGATGAGATCAAACAGATATGCGACCGCCTGACTATAATGAGAAACGGTAAGAACATGGGGACCTATGAGACCACTGACCTCACCACAAAGGAGATATCCAGGCTGATGGTAGGCAGGGATGTCGTAACAAAGTTTGACAAGGCGGCATTGAACCTAAGGGAAACGGCTGTTAGCATAAGAAAACTTGAGGTATGGAACACTGCAGGCACAAAGAAGGTGAACGGACTTGACTTCGATGTCAAGGAAGGTGAGATTTTTGGTATTGCCGGCGTGGAGGGAAATGGGCAGAGCGAGCTTGCACAGGTCCTGGCCGGTCTTATAGAGAACTACAAAGGGGAATACCGCATCTTTGGAGAAACTGCAAAGGGCTTAAGCATAAAGGATCTCCGAAGGAAGGGGATGTCCTATATACCCGAGGATCGCATGACCTATGGAATAGCTGAGAATATGGATCTATTGAGCAACCTGTTTGCAAACCAGTACGACAAGGAAAAGTATTCAGGAAGGATATTTCTTAAGAAAAAGCCTATGGAACAGGCAGCTAAGGATCTTATCAGCCAGTTTCTAATAAAGGCCGGTTCATTCAAGACCAAGGTGGGGATGCTTTCTGGTGGCAACATCCAGAAGGTGGTGGTAGCCAGGGAGTTTTCAGACGATCCAAAGGTAATAATCGCAAATCAGCCCACGAGAGGTATCGACGTAGGGGCTGCTGAGTTCATAAGAAAGAAGCTTCTTGAGCTTCGTGATAAAGGCTGCGCTGTAATATTGATATCAGCAGATCTTAATGAGGTAATGGAGTTGTCAGACAGGCTTGCGGTAATGTATAAGGGAGAATTCTCGGGAGTTTTCAAAGATGTATCTGCTCTGACTGAAGAAGAGCTTGGGAGGTACATGCTGGGGATAGATAAGGACGAGGGACTGGAGGGGATAGTGTATGCTTAAGAGCTCACAATTCAACACATTCAGAACGGCACTATCCATAGCTATAGCACTTATTCTGTCATTCCTGGTAATTTTTCTTGTAAGCGATCAGCCAGTAGAGGCAATAATGAGGATGATAACAGGGCCTTTATCCAGCAAGAGGCTATTCGCAAATGTGATCGAGCTGATGATACCACTCATATTCACCGGAGTATCCGTAAGCATTATGTTCTCGGCAAACCAGATCAACCTTGGAGCTGAGGGAAGCTTTCATCTGGGAGGGCTTGTTGCCGCAGTTGTAGGTCTGATGGTACCAATGTCACAAGGGGTGCATCCGATAGCCGCAATACTTCTGGGAGGGCTTACAGGTGCGGTATTTGCGGCGATCCCTGCGATCTTAAAGATTTTTACAACAGCAAGTGAACTCGTTTCTTCCCTGATGCTAAACTATATAGCGCTTTTCCTGGGGAACTATATACTGAGCTATTACCTAAGGGACACAACTGCAGGAGCCCTGACCTCACATCTTTTGCCCGAGTCAGTCAAGCTTCAAAGCATAGTGTCCGGCACCAATATCCATATAGGACTTTTCATAGCACTACTGACGGCAGTGTTTGGATATCTTTTCCTGTTCAAGTCCAAGCTTGGATATATGCTTAGGATATCAGGAGAAAATGAAAAATTTGCGAAGTACTCTGGAATGAACATAGTTACAGTGATCCTTATATCTCAGCTTCTTGGGGGCTTCATAGCCGGCGTTGGTGGAAGCGTACAGCTTCTGGGGATGTACAGGAGATTTTCATGGGCAGCTCTTCTTGGCTACGGATGGGATGCGATCATAGTTACTACGCTTTCAAAGAAGAATCCCCTGTTTGTTCCTCTGGCAGCATTCTTCCTGGCCTATATAAGGATCGGAGCAGACATAATGTCGCGATCCACGGATGTATCTCCTGAAATAGTGGCAATTACGCAAGGCATCATAATAATCCTTATAGTAGCCGAGCAATTCCTGTCCGGGTATAAACACAAGCTTGTGGCACGCGAGGCCAGACTACAGATGGAAACGGAAGGAGCTGAGTGATATGAGTATAACTGAAATTCTGCTTTCACCGGACTTCCTGTTCGTTGTCCTAAGAGTTACAACACCTATATTGTTCGCCACCCTTGCAGTTACCATAGCTGCAAGATCCGGGGTTTTCAACATAGCCATAGAGGGGATAATGCTTATTGCAGCACTGGTGGGTGTAATTTTTTCAGCAAAGCTTCAGAACCCATGGCTGGGATTGTTGGCAGCACTCATAGCTGGAGGGGCAATTGGCCTGCTTTTGGGAGTTCTGGTATTAAGGCTGAAGACGGATGCCATTCTTGCAGGTGTTGCAATCAATCTAATGGCATCGGGAGGAACCATATTCCTTCTTTACCTTGTATCCGGGGACAGGGGAGTATCATCATCTCTTAAGAGTTTAAGCCTGCCTAACATCGCAATACCAGTCATAGAGCAGATACCGTTCCTCGGGACTGTTCTTTCAAGACACAACATACTGACGTATCTCGTCTTCATAATGGTTGTAATTGTACACTTGATGCTTTACAAAACACCACTTGGCTTAAAAATAAGATCAGTAGGGGAGAATCCGCATGCAGCAGAGTCGGTAGGCATAAATGTCCACAAGATCCAATATATCGCCTTGGCTATGAGTGGAGTTCTGGCAGCATTCGGAGGAGC
This region includes:
- a CDS encoding ABC transporter ATP-binding protein, encoding MADTILEMKNIVKIYSNGVVANDNISLSLKKGEIHALLGENGAGKSTLMKILFGIETPESGEIILNGKSVAIRNPLEAIKLGIGMVHQHFMLVPSFTIAENIILGVEPRKGIFTDMDKAEELSRRISDEYNFKLDVGEKVENLPVGIKQKVEILKALFRGAEILILDEPTAVLTPQETEELFIQLRRLKEKGHTIIFISHKLDEIKQICDRLTIMRNGKNMGTYETTDLTTKEISRLMVGRDVVTKFDKAALNLRETAVSIRKLEVWNTAGTKKVNGLDFDVKEGEIFGIAGVEGNGQSELAQVLAGLIENYKGEYRIFGETAKGLSIKDLRRKGMSYIPEDRMTYGIAENMDLLSNLFANQYDKEKYSGRIFLKKKPMEQAAKDLISQFLIKAGSFKTKVGMLSGGNIQKVVVAREFSDDPKVIIANQPTRGIDVGAAEFIRKKLLELRDKGCAVILISADLNEVMELSDRLAVMYKGEFSGVFKDVSALTEEELGRYMLGIDKDEGLEGIVYA
- a CDS encoding ABC transporter permease, with protein sequence MLKSSQFNTFRTALSIAIALILSFLVIFLVSDQPVEAIMRMITGPLSSKRLFANVIELMIPLIFTGVSVSIMFSANQINLGAEGSFHLGGLVAAVVGLMVPMSQGVHPIAAILLGGLTGAVFAAIPAILKIFTTASELVSSLMLNYIALFLGNYILSYYLRDTTAGALTSHLLPESVKLQSIVSGTNIHIGLFIALLTAVFGYLFLFKSKLGYMLRISGENEKFAKYSGMNIVTVILISQLLGGFIAGVGGSVQLLGMYRRFSWAALLGYGWDAIIVTTLSKKNPLFVPLAAFFLAYIRIGADIMSRSTDVSPEIVAITQGIIIILIVAEQFLSGYKHKLVAREARLQMETEGAE
- a CDS encoding ABC transporter permease; amino-acid sequence: MSITEILLSPDFLFVVLRVTTPILFATLAVTIAARSGVFNIAIEGIMLIAALVGVIFSAKLQNPWLGLLAALIAGGAIGLLLGVLVLRLKTDAILAGVAINLMASGGTIFLLYLVSGDRGVSSSLKSLSLPNIAIPVIEQIPFLGTVLSRHNILTYLVFIMVVIVHLMLYKTPLGLKIRSVGENPHAAESVGINVHKIQYIALAMSGVLAAFGGAFLSMGYLSWFTNGMTAGRGYIGLAANAMGGSTPIGGLIVSLIFGIADAMANVFQTGASLPYELVQMIPYITTIAGLAVYSLNRKKRQERIINK